A single Halarcobacter anaerophilus DNA region contains:
- a CDS encoding methylated-DNA--[protein]-cysteine S-methyltransferase, whose amino-acid sequence MKDSLSLENENYKKIEKVIRYIDENFKEQPKIDEIAQYIGMSKYHLIRVFKEYVGVTPIQFLQSITLNYAKEHLKESKSILDSSLDLGLSSSSRLHDLFVNIIGVTPKEYKELGKNVDIIYGYGSTPFGEALIGFTKRGVSYLGFIDDNKESIFNRFKEIWAKANLIRDDEKAKEYLNKIFVKKEKFDLYVKGTNFQINIWKALLNIPSGTITTYQDIANSINKPKAARAVASAIGSNHIGFLIPCHRVLAKSGAMSGYRWGIERKKILVAYEAMKSGNQKS is encoded by the coding sequence ATGAAAGATAGTTTATCTTTAGAAAATGAAAATTATAAAAAAATAGAAAAAGTAATAAGATATATAGACGAAAACTTTAAAGAACAACCCAAAATAGATGAAATTGCTCAATATATAGGTATGAGTAAGTATCATTTAATCAGAGTATTTAAAGAGTATGTGGGTGTAACTCCTATTCAATTTCTTCAATCCATCACTTTAAATTATGCAAAAGAACATTTAAAAGAGTCAAAATCAATTTTAGACAGTTCATTAGACTTAGGTCTGTCAAGCTCCAGCAGACTTCATGATCTGTTTGTAAATATAATAGGAGTTACTCCAAAAGAGTATAAAGAGCTTGGTAAAAACGTAGATATAATTTATGGATACGGTTCTACTCCTTTTGGTGAGGCTTTAATAGGTTTTACCAAAAGAGGGGTTAGTTATCTTGGTTTTATTGATGATAACAAAGAGTCCATATTTAACAGGTTTAAGGAAATCTGGGCAAAAGCAAATCTTATAAGAGATGATGAAAAAGCAAAAGAGTATCTAAATAAAATTTTCGTAAAAAAAGAGAAATTTGATTTATACGTAAAAGGAACGAATTTTCAAATAAATATTTGGAAAGCACTTTTAAATATTCCAAGCGGAACAATAACAACTTACCAAGATATAGCAAACAGTATAAACAAACCCAAAGCAGCAAGGGCAGTTGCCAGTGCAATCGGCTCAAACCATATCGGATTTTTGATTCCCTGCCATAGAGTATTAGCTAAATCAGGAGCAATGAGCGGCTATAGATGGGGAATAGAGAGAAAAAAAATTTTGGTTGCATACGAAGCTATGAAAAGCGGCAATCAAAAATCTTGA
- a CDS encoding efflux RND transporter permease subunit yields MFEKFLRFFVENSRMNYTLFVLVFAVGIWSYNNTPKEIFPSFELDMISIKGSYSGASVDILDRMAVSEIEDNIKNLDSVDVITTVISPGSFSIILELKKGVNKYNEANRVRDAINLVKTDLPSDMDEPTVNALERSRSLMDVTLTSEKYSTDELKPFADRLKSQLLGVDGVKDITIYGDSDKFYEILLDDKKIKAMKLNKSSVFEAISTLSYIFPIGKIEGEKHYYLSTFNGAKTANAFASTLIRVGENNIYLKDIATIHKKYEDSSTLYSFNGQSAISLAIEQSEFADAIKITQKIKKLLPEINKSNPDIKISIADDNSERILDRLNIVVSNIILGIILITILVMLLINFRMSFIIAIGIPTSFVIAALYMYLSGYTINMISLVGVLIAIGIVVDDAIVVSENIQQHIEEGYEPKEAAIMGAKEMVKPVTVASITTLFSFLPILMISGTMGEVMKLIPIAVSALVIASLIESFAFLPIHAAHTLKAKAKATSWEKVNNIYYSILHFFMDWKKSFLIIFIILVPLATFFELQSSRFQMFPKFDASDIKISIKANENTKLEDAFKIVQSIEKDMIENKKKFFIRSIDSVAGFRKDTGDNTENYPYVMYMTVELQKMKDANFLDKYITPYLSLYYDKEGRERTKKSIEIASELKKFIKEKDYQKKFNLNEIVVLERRVGPVKADIKIGLVSNNNEKIISAVNTLEKELKSMKGIKSLSNSLKFGVDEIKLKVNAYGEQLGLDEATIGSFLSNMYLSKKKAVSFDETDMLDIKIESVNKDDYENFKTMEVPLDNGTFVTLNQVVDFKIIKSFEQLVKDNAERNFYVFANVNPDILTANEVLKKLEPTLQKIKENGVKLIFKGEAEKQKSLMNDLILASGLTVILIMLSMLYLFNSFRETFILMSVIPFSLLGVLIGHKIMGINLSMPSLIGALGLAGVVINDGIIMMTYLKKAETLHDVFNRATKRFRPIMLTTITTLMGMASLIFFPTGQAVIFQPIAIGLGFGLLWGTILNLLYLPVIYSISHRLKKE; encoded by the coding sequence ATGTTTGAAAAATTTTTGAGATTTTTTGTAGAAAATTCAAGAATGAATTACACACTTTTTGTATTAGTTTTTGCCGTAGGAATTTGGTCATATAATAACACTCCAAAAGAGATTTTCCCTAGTTTTGAACTAGATATGATTTCAATAAAAGGTTCATACAGCGGTGCTTCTGTCGATATTTTAGATAGAATGGCAGTATCCGAGATAGAAGACAATATTAAAAATTTAGATAGTGTTGACGTAATTACTACAGTTATAAGTCCCGGAAGTTTTTCAATTATATTAGAACTAAAAAAAGGCGTAAACAAATATAACGAAGCAAACAGAGTAAGAGATGCTATAAATCTGGTAAAAACAGATCTTCCTTCGGATATGGATGAACCTACCGTAAATGCTTTAGAGCGTTCAAGATCTCTTATGGACGTAACTTTAACTTCAGAAAAATACTCTACTGATGAACTTAAGCCCTTTGCAGATAGATTAAAAAGCCAGCTTTTAGGAGTAGACGGCGTAAAAGATATAACTATATACGGAGATTCCGATAAATTTTACGAAATACTTTTAGACGATAAAAAAATAAAAGCAATGAAACTAAATAAGAGTTCGGTTTTTGAAGCTATTTCAACCCTCTCTTATATCTTTCCTATAGGAAAAATTGAGGGAGAGAAACACTACTATCTTTCTACTTTTAATGGAGCAAAAACTGCAAATGCTTTTGCAAGTACTTTAATAAGAGTCGGAGAAAACAATATCTATTTAAAAGATATTGCCACAATTCATAAAAAATATGAAGACTCTTCTACTCTATATTCATTTAACGGGCAAAGTGCAATATCTCTTGCTATAGAACAAAGCGAATTTGCGGATGCTATTAAAATAACCCAAAAAATAAAAAAGCTTTTGCCTGAAATAAATAAATCAAATCCTGATATAAAAATCAGTATTGCCGATGATAACAGTGAAAGAATTTTGGACAGATTAAATATTGTTGTATCAAATATTATTTTGGGAATTATTCTAATTACTATTTTAGTAATGCTTTTAATCAATTTTAGAATGTCGTTTATTATAGCAATCGGTATTCCTACCTCTTTTGTAATTGCAGCTTTATATATGTATCTTTCGGGATATACTATAAATATGATCTCCCTTGTAGGAGTTTTAATAGCAATAGGTATTGTTGTTGATGACGCTATTGTAGTAAGTGAAAATATCCAACAACATATTGAAGAGGGATATGAACCTAAAGAGGCTGCTATAATGGGTGCAAAAGAGATGGTTAAACCCGTTACGGTAGCTTCTATTACTACTCTTTTCTCTTTTTTACCTATTTTAATGATAAGCGGAACAATGGGTGAAGTAATGAAACTGATTCCTATAGCTGTTTCGGCTTTGGTTATAGCTTCACTTATTGAATCTTTTGCTTTTTTACCTATTCATGCGGCACACACTTTAAAAGCAAAGGCAAAAGCTACTTCTTGGGAAAAAGTAAACAATATTTATTACTCTATATTACACTTTTTTATGGATTGGAAAAAGAGTTTTTTAATAATCTTTATAATCCTTGTTCCTTTGGCTACTTTTTTTGAACTTCAAAGTTCAAGATTTCAAATGTTTCCAAAATTTGATGCTTCGGATATTAAAATCTCTATTAAAGCAAATGAAAATACAAAACTCGAAGATGCCTTTAAAATAGTTCAATCAATAGAAAAAGATATGATTGAAAATAAAAAGAAATTTTTTATAAGAAGTATTGATTCTGTTGCAGGTTTTAGAAAAGATACGGGGGATAATACGGAGAATTACCCTTATGTTATGTATATGACGGTTGAATTACAAAAAATGAAAGATGCAAATTTTCTTGATAAATATATTACTCCTTATTTAAGTCTTTATTATGATAAAGAGGGAAGAGAGAGAACAAAAAAATCTATAGAAATAGCAAGTGAATTAAAAAAGTTTATAAAAGAGAAAGATTATCAAAAAAAATTCAATCTAAATGAAATTGTTGTTTTGGAAAGAAGAGTAGGACCTGTTAAAGCAGATATAAAAATAGGTCTTGTTTCAAATAATAATGAAAAGATAATATCAGCTGTTAATACTTTGGAAAAAGAGTTAAAAAGTATGAAAGGAATCAAATCTTTGTCAAACTCTCTAAAATTCGGCGTAGATGAAATAAAATTAAAAGTAAATGCCTATGGAGAACAATTAGGTTTAGATGAAGCAACTATCGGTTCTTTTTTATCAAATATGTATTTGTCTAAGAAAAAAGCAGTCTCTTTTGACGAAACAGATATGCTTGATATAAAAATAGAGAGTGTAAACAAAGATGATTATGAAAATTTCAAAACAATGGAAGTTCCTTTAGATAACGGAACTTTCGTTACTTTAAACCAAGTAGTCGATTTCAAAATAATAAAAAGTTTTGAACAGTTAGTAAAAGACAATGCAGAAAGAAACTTTTATGTTTTTGCAAACGTAAACCCTGATATTTTAACTGCAAACGAAGTCTTAAAAAAACTGGAACCTACACTTCAAAAGATTAAAGAAAACGGTGTTAAACTCATTTTTAAAGGAGAAGCGGAAAAACAAAAGAGTTTAATGAATGATTTGATTTTAGCTTCGGGACTTACTGTTATTTTAATAATGCTTTCTATGCTTTATCTTTTTAACTCATTTAGAGAGACTTTTATTTTAATGAGTGTTATTCCTTTTTCTCTTTTAGGTGTTTTAATAGGACATAAAATTATGGGAATAAATCTTTCAATGCCTTCTTTAATAGGAGCTTTGGGATTAGCGGGAGTTGTAATAAACGACGGAATTATTATGATGACCTATCTTAAAAAAGCAGAAACCTTGCATGATGTTTTTAATAGAGCAACAAAAAGATTCAGACCTATTATGCTTACGACTATTACGACACTAATGGGAATGGCTTCATTAATCTTCTTCCCTACGGGACAAGCGGTAATTTTTCAGCCTATTGCTATTGGTCTTGGATTTGGATTATTATGGGGAACTATTTTAAATCTTCTTTATCTTCCGGTTATTTATTCAATTTCGCATAGATTAAAAAAAGAGTAA
- a CDS encoding valine--tRNA ligase, with translation MSDKYEPSNVEDKYYKIWEERGYFEVDGNKAIQETDEKGKQKTFAIMMPPPNVTGSLHIGHALTFTLQDIITRFKRMDGYKTLWQPGTDHAGIATQNVVEKQLLAQGTTKEAIGREAFLDKVWKWKEYSGGTIVHQMRKLGISPAWSRERFTMDEGLKEAVKEAFVHLYNEGMIVQNNYMVNWCTHDGALSDIEVEHEEVNGKFYHMNYHFADGSGYVTVATTRPETYFGDTAIMVHPNDERYKDIVGKEVILPLTDRKIKIITDEHVDMDFGTGVVKVTPAHDQNDYEVGKRHDLEFITCFDEKGILNEYCGEFAGLERLEARKPIVEKLQKEGYITKIEDHVHQVGHCYRCKNIVEPYISKQWFVRSEVAKSSIEKTYAGEAKFHPSHWLNSYRAWMDELRDWCISRQLWWGHRIPVFTCEECGHEWADKEDNPEACPKCASNKIKQDPDVLDTWFSSALWAFSPLGWGNNGKMQGSFQDSDLKDFYPNSLLITGFDIMFFWVARMMMMGDHFMGKLPFKDIYMHALVRDEHGAKMSKSKGNVIDPLDMVKEHSADIIRFTLAYLAVQGRDIKLGAKNLEQFRNFTNKLYNASNFLTLNVDTFPDLKDIEIKTPLGLYMQSRLSSAVDEIRDTLETYKFNEAASSLYRFVWNEFCDWGIEYSKASKESIIELGSIFKETLKMISPFMPFISDFLYHKLSGTSLENSDSVMIMNFPKDVKKDEKMEEMFSLIEEAIIAIRRAKVVIDMGNSKIPKAYVKLDKTIDNEIAKPFIQKLAKVENIEFVDNKQENCVTDVSDNLEVYIPTLEIDMTPIINKLTKQKEKTQKEVDKLNGMLSNEKFVANAPEHVVAENKAALEDAQAKLEKIENELSSLTQI, from the coding sequence ATGAGTGATAAGTATGAACCTTCGAACGTAGAAGATAAGTATTATAAAATTTGGGAAGAGAGAGGTTATTTTGAAGTAGACGGAAATAAAGCTATTCAAGAAACCGACGAAAAAGGAAAACAAAAAACTTTTGCAATAATGATGCCTCCTCCAAACGTAACGGGGAGTTTGCACATCGGTCATGCTTTGACTTTTACCCTTCAAGATATTATTACTAGATTTAAAAGAATGGACGGGTATAAAACTTTATGGCAACCGGGAACCGACCATGCGGGTATTGCTACTCAAAACGTAGTTGAAAAACAACTTTTGGCTCAAGGTACTACAAAAGAGGCAATCGGCAGAGAAGCCTTTTTGGATAAAGTTTGGAAGTGGAAAGAGTATTCAGGCGGTACTATTGTTCATCAAATGAGAAAATTGGGTATTTCTCCTGCTTGGTCAAGAGAGAGATTTACGATGGATGAGGGATTAAAAGAGGCTGTAAAAGAGGCTTTTGTTCATCTTTACAATGAAGGTATGATTGTTCAAAACAACTATATGGTTAACTGGTGTACTCATGACGGTGCTTTATCTGATATTGAAGTTGAGCATGAAGAGGTAAACGGTAAATTTTATCATATGAATTATCATTTTGCAGACGGAAGCGGATATGTAACCGTTGCAACTACAAGACCTGAAACATACTTTGGGGATACTGCTATTATGGTTCATCCAAATGATGAAAGATATAAAGATATAGTAGGAAAAGAGGTTATCCTTCCTTTAACTGACAGAAAAATTAAAATTATTACGGATGAACATGTTGATATGGATTTTGGAACAGGTGTGGTAAAAGTAACTCCTGCTCATGACCAAAATGACTACGAAGTAGGGAAAAGACACGATTTAGAGTTTATTACTTGTTTTGATGAAAAAGGTATTTTAAATGAATATTGCGGAGAGTTTGCAGGTTTAGAAAGACTTGAAGCTAGAAAACCTATTGTTGAAAAGTTACAAAAAGAGGGATATATTACAAAAATAGAGGATCATGTTCATCAAGTAGGACATTGCTATAGATGTAAAAATATTGTTGAACCTTATATCTCTAAACAGTGGTTTGTAAGAAGCGAAGTTGCAAAAAGTTCTATTGAAAAAACATATGCAGGTGAAGCAAAATTCCACCCTTCTCATTGGTTAAACTCTTATAGAGCATGGATGGATGAGTTAAGAGACTGGTGTATCAGCAGACAATTATGGTGGGGACATAGAATTCCCGTATTTACTTGTGAAGAGTGCGGTCATGAGTGGGCAGACAAAGAGGATAATCCCGAAGCTTGCCCAAAATGTGCAAGTAATAAAATAAAACAAGACCCTGATGTACTTGATACTTGGTTCTCTTCTGCTCTTTGGGCTTTTTCACCTCTTGGATGGGGAAATAACGGAAAAATGCAAGGAAGTTTCCAAGATAGTGATTTAAAAGATTTTTATCCAAACTCTCTTCTTATTACAGGGTTTGATATTATGTTCTTCTGGGTTGCAAGAATGATGATGATGGGTGATCATTTTATGGGAAAACTACCTTTCAAAGATATCTATATGCACGCTCTTGTAAGAGATGAACACGGTGCAAAAATGTCAAAATCAAAAGGAAACGTAATAGATCCTTTAGATATGGTAAAAGAGCATAGTGCAGATATTATCAGATTTACTTTGGCTTATTTAGCCGTTCAAGGAAGAGATATAAAATTAGGAGCTAAAAACTTAGAGCAGTTTAGAAACTTTACAAACAAACTTTACAATGCTTCAAACTTCTTAACTTTAAATGTAGATACTTTCCCTGATTTAAAAGATATAGAGATAAAAACACCTCTTGGATTATATATGCAAAGCAGACTCTCTTCTGCCGTTGATGAGATAAGAGATACTTTGGAAACTTATAAATTCAATGAAGCTGCAAGTTCTCTTTATAGATTTGTTTGGAATGAGTTTTGTGACTGGGGTATTGAGTATAGTAAAGCAAGTAAAGAATCTATTATCGAATTAGGAAGTATTTTTAAAGAGACTCTAAAAATGATATCTCCGTTTATGCCTTTTATTTCCGACTTTTTATACCACAAATTAAGCGGTACTTCTTTAGAAAATAGTGATTCGGTTATGATTATGAATTTCCCTAAAGATGTAAAAAAAGATGAAAAAATGGAAGAGATGTTCTCTCTTATAGAAGAGGCAATTATCGCAATAAGAAGAGCAAAAGTGGTTATTGATATGGGTAACTCGAAAATTCCTAAAGCTTATGTAAAACTTGATAAAACAATTGATAATGAAATAGCAAAACCTTTTATTCAAAAACTGGCAAAAGTTGAGAATATAGAGTTTGTAGATAATAAACAAGAAAATTGCGTAACAGACGTATCTGATAATCTAGAAGTTTATATACCGACTTTAGAGATAGATATGACTCCTATTATCAATAAACTTACTAAACAAAAAGAGAAAACACAAAAAGAGGTTGATAAATTAAACGGTATGTTATCAAATGAAAAATTCGTGGCAAATGCACCTGAACATGTTGTAGCTGAAAACAAAGCTGCACTTGAAGATGCACAAGCAAAATTAGAAAAAATAGAGAATGAATTATCATCATTAACGCAAATATAA
- a CDS encoding transglutaminase-like cysteine peptidase, translating into MKKMFLISFFIISLLFTTTTPANKTFNISEEKLQEIALQYGKKARKRFELWDKVMQSSKSKDILHKLKDVNDFWNKIKYKRDIVVWRKKDYWATPFEFLSVGAGDCEDYAIAKYFSLRELGVPDSKLRITYVKLLRAGRKYEEAHMVLTYYHKPGATPIVLDNVNKKLKLATTRKDLRPVYSFNAQGLWQAKNRGRTSIRVGSNNLRNWKSMMSRI; encoded by the coding sequence ATGAAAAAAATGTTTTTAATATCATTTTTTATAATTTCACTTCTTTTTACTACAACAACACCTGCAAACAAAACTTTTAATATTTCAGAAGAAAAACTCCAAGAAATTGCATTACAATACGGTAAAAAAGCAAGAAAAAGATTTGAGCTTTGGGATAAAGTGATGCAAAGTTCAAAATCAAAAGATATTTTACATAAGTTAAAAGATGTAAATGATTTTTGGAATAAAATCAAATATAAAAGAGATATTGTTGTTTGGCGTAAAAAAGATTATTGGGCAACTCCCTTTGAATTTTTAAGTGTAGGAGCCGGAGATTGTGAAGATTATGCCATTGCAAAATATTTCAGTCTTAGAGAATTAGGGGTTCCTGACAGTAAATTAAGAATCACTTACGTAAAACTTTTAAGAGCAGGAAGAAAATATGAAGAGGCCCACATGGTATTGACTTATTATCACAAACCCGGAGCTACTCCGATTGTACTTGACAATGTAAACAAGAAACTTAAACTTGCAACGACAAGAAAAGATTTAAGACCTGTTTACAGTTTCAATGCCCAAGGCTTGTGGCAGGCAAAAAACAGAGGTAGAACCTCAATTAGAGTTGGCTCAAATAATTTGAGAAACTGGAAATCAATGATGAGTAGAATTTAA
- a CDS encoding serine hydroxymethyltransferase has protein sequence MSYITNKSLEEADKEVFEILENELERQTTHLEMIASENFTSPAVMEAMGSIFTNKYAEGYPNKRYYGGCEEADKVEQLAIDRACEIFNCKYANVQPHSGSQANGAVYAALIKAGDKILGMDLSHGGHLTHGSKPSFSGKNYHAFYYGVELDGRINYDKVLEIAKIVQPKIIVCGASAYAREIDFKRFREIADEVGAILFADIAHIAGLVAAGEHQSPFPYAHVVTTTTHKTLRGPRGGMIMTNDEELAKKINSAIFPGLQGGPLVHVIAAKAVAFKEVLDPKWKEYAKQVKVNAQILAEVISKRGYDVVSGGTDNHLVLVSFLNKDFSGKDADAALGNAGITVNKNTVPGETRSPFVTSGIRIGSPALTARGMKEEEFKLIANKICDVLDDINNTDLQAKISLELKDLANRFVIYNQSTY, from the coding sequence ATGAGTTACATAACAAACAAAAGCTTAGAAGAAGCAGATAAAGAAGTATTTGAGATATTAGAGAATGAATTAGAGAGACAAACAACACACTTGGAAATGATAGCAAGTGAGAACTTTACAAGTCCTGCCGTAATGGAAGCAATGGGAAGCATATTTACAAATAAATACGCAGAAGGATACCCAAATAAAAGATATTACGGTGGATGTGAAGAAGCAGATAAAGTAGAACAACTAGCTATTGATAGAGCTTGTGAAATCTTTAACTGTAAATATGCAAATGTACAACCTCATAGCGGATCTCAAGCAAACGGAGCAGTATACGCAGCATTAATAAAAGCAGGAGATAAAATCTTAGGTATGGATTTAAGTCATGGAGGACACTTAACTCATGGGTCAAAACCATCTTTTTCAGGGAAAAACTATCATGCTTTCTACTATGGAGTAGAATTAGACGGAAGAATAAATTATGATAAAGTTCTTGAAATAGCAAAAATAGTACAACCAAAAATAATAGTGTGCGGAGCAAGCGCATACGCAAGAGAGATAGACTTTAAAAGATTTAGAGAAATAGCAGATGAAGTAGGAGCAATACTTTTTGCAGATATAGCACATATAGCAGGATTAGTAGCAGCAGGAGAACATCAAAGTCCTTTTCCTTACGCACATGTAGTAACAACAACTACCCATAAGACACTAAGAGGTCCAAGAGGTGGGATGATAATGACAAATGATGAAGAACTTGCAAAAAAAATAAACTCGGCAATTTTCCCTGGATTGCAAGGTGGACCATTAGTACATGTAATAGCAGCAAAAGCAGTAGCTTTTAAAGAAGTGTTAGATCCAAAATGGAAAGAGTACGCAAAACAAGTAAAAGTAAACGCACAAATACTAGCAGAGGTAATAAGTAAAAGAGGATATGATGTAGTATCTGGAGGTACTGATAATCACTTAGTGTTAGTATCGTTTTTAAATAAAGATTTTTCAGGTAAAGATGCAGATGCAGCATTAGGGAATGCAGGAATAACAGTAAATAAAAACACAGTACCCGGAGAAACAAGAAGTCCGTTTGTAACAAGCGGGATAAGAATAGGAAGTCCGGCTTTAACAGCAAGAGGGATGAAAGAAGAAGAGTTTAAGTTAATAGCAAATAAAATTTGTGATGTATTAGATGATATTAACAACACGGATTTACAAGCTAAGATTAGTTTAGAGCTTAAAGACCTTGCTAATCGTTTTGTGATTTATAATCAATCTACATATTAA
- a CDS encoding bifunctional diguanylate cyclase/phosphodiesterase: MSLSKQLYIIIAFIFFIIFSGNFLISVNNMKGYLEVESSTKAQDTATSIGMSLRPLIKDKEDAEIESIIKAISNSGFYKEIRLEDADFIIKSNELIKASTDLDDEDWKITKISVDPKYGYVEKVESDKQLNEQLLKLEDEEDEIDVSDPFDNDEKYRYVPSSLYKKGGNITFDFTAQKGDKSVDTFANITINKVLIKETRNIKFESVPQWFIRLIPITLEEKRSEISDGWNTSAIIYVSPNPGEAYAKLYEQARNSIIYAIIAFAVSIVLLLIFVQFILRPLKRIEGLAKDIAKGKFDVINPLPWTTEIKNVSIAMNDMSRKIEAMINKLTNNLANLSKKLSEDELTGLSLKQTLGTDIKQMFIKKETGYIFDIRIDNLSGYVKTHTDTEIDDYIINFAEKLKNVTIEEEDVEIKAYRIFGSEFLVVAKRCNYDCARVIASKLKREFNHLSEKFELNEIAHIGGTPFNELGTLDEMRQAANEAYEKAKLIGPNEYFIRDKNDLSRDMNAWRDLITEIIDNNHFIVDFINNTYMLKDEENLIMQEAFTNAKDKENNPIPIGSFISIAEKYEKIIDFDKAVISKIIDYILINNIKHDICINLSMDSIANNTFISWLENTINTNKEISKQLVFSLSAYSVAKDMELFKNFCETVHNSNAKIIIKRFESKFIPTENLKTFNVDYIRLARDYTSDMNKDRSKIEFVESINELGNLLNIKVCAEAVKEEKDLETVKKLKLFAISR, translated from the coding sequence ATGTCTTTATCCAAACAACTTTATATAATTATAGCTTTTATATTTTTTATAATATTTAGCGGTAACTTTTTAATCAGTGTAAATAATATGAAAGGATATTTAGAGGTTGAGTCCTCAACAAAAGCACAAGATACGGCAACTTCCATAGGAATGAGTTTGAGACCTCTAATAAAAGATAAAGAAGATGCAGAAATTGAATCAATTATAAAAGCTATTTCCAACAGCGGATTTTATAAAGAGATACGATTAGAAGATGCAGATTTTATTATAAAAAGCAACGAACTTATAAAAGCTTCTACGGATTTAGATGATGAAGATTGGAAAATAACAAAAATTTCCGTTGATCCTAAATATGGATACGTGGAAAAAGTCGAATCGGACAAGCAACTAAATGAACAGCTGTTAAAGCTTGAAGACGAAGAGGATGAGATTGATGTTTCTGACCCTTTTGACAATGATGAGAAATATAGATATGTTCCTAGTTCGCTTTATAAAAAAGGCGGAAATATAACTTTTGATTTCACTGCACAAAAAGGAGATAAAAGCGTTGATACTTTCGCAAACATTACTATTAACAAAGTTCTTATAAAAGAGACTAGAAATATTAAATTTGAATCAGTTCCTCAATGGTTTATAAGATTGATCCCCATAACTTTAGAAGAAAAACGCAGTGAAATATCCGACGGATGGAATACTTCCGCTATTATTTACGTAAGTCCCAATCCGGGAGAGGCTTACGCAAAACTTTATGAGCAAGCCAGAAACTCTATTATTTATGCAATAATCGCTTTTGCCGTATCTATAGTATTGCTTCTAATTTTTGTTCAATTTATATTAAGACCTTTAAAAAGAATTGAAGGTTTGGCAAAAGATATTGCAAAAGGTAAATTTGACGTAATTAATCCTCTTCCTTGGACTACGGAGATAAAAAATGTATCTATTGCAATGAACGATATGTCAAGAAAAATCGAAGCAATGATAAATAAACTTACAAACAATCTTGCAAATCTTTCAAAAAAATTATCAGAAGACGAACTTACCGGACTTAGTCTAAAACAGACTTTAGGAACCGATATAAAACAGATGTTTATAAAAAAAGAGACAGGATATATTTTTGATATTAGAATCGATAATTTATCAGGCTACGTAAAAACACATACGGATACTGAAATAGACGATTATATTATAAACTTTGCAGAGAAACTAAAAAACGTAACTATTGAAGAAGAGGATGTTGAAATAAAAGCATATAGAATTTTCGGTTCGGAATTTTTAGTTGTTGCTAAAAGATGTAATTATGATTGTGCAAGAGTAATAGCTTCTAAACTAAAAAGAGAGTTTAATCATTTATCAGAAAAATTTGAGTTAAATGAGATAGCCCATATAGGAGGTACTCCTTTTAATGAACTTGGAACTTTGGATGAGATGAGACAAGCGGCAAATGAAGCTTATGAAAAAGCTAAATTAATAGGTCCAAATGAGTATTTTATAAGAGATAAGAATGATTTATCAAGAGATATGAATGCTTGGAGAGATTTAATTACCGAAATAATAGATAATAATCATTTTATTGTTGATTTTATCAATAATACATATATGTTAAAAGATGAAGAGAATCTTATTATGCAAGAGGCATTCACAAATGCAAAAGATAAAGAGAATAATCCTATTCCAATAGGTTCATTTATCTCAATTGCCGAAAAATATGAGAAAATAATTGACTTTGATAAAGCCGTTATTTCAAAAATTATTGATTATATTTTAATAAACAATATAAAACACGATATATGTATCAATTTGTCTATGGACTCTATTGCCAACAATACTTTTATAAGCTGGCTTGAAAACACAATTAATACAAATAAAGAGATTTCAAAACAGCTTGTATTTTCACTCTCTGCTTACAGTGTGGCAAAAGATATGGAACTGTTTAAAAACTTCTGTGAAACGGTTCATAACAGCAATGCAAAAATTATTATTAAAAGATTTGAAAGTAAATTTATTCCAACTGAAAACTTAAAAACATTTAATGTCGACTATATAAGACTTGCAAGAGATTACACAAGCGATATGAACAAAGACAGATCAAAAATCGAATTTGTGGAATCAATCAATGAATTAGGAAATCTTCTTAATATAAAAGTTTGTGCAGAGGCAGTTAAAGAGGAAAAAGATTTAGAGACAGTCAAAAAATTAAAACTTTTTGCAATAAGTAGATAA